The following are from one region of the Cytobacillus firmus genome:
- the hpt gene encoding hypoxanthine phosphoribosyltransferase, with product MKNDIEKVLISEEELQDKVKSLAAELTEEYQDRFPLAIGVLKGAMPFMSDLLKRVDTYLEMDFMDVSSYGNSMVSSGEVKILKDLDTSVEGRDILIIEDIIDSGLTLSYLVELFRYRKAKSIKIVTLLDKPTGRKADIKADYVGFIVPDEFVVGYGLDYAEKYRNLPYIGVLKPEVYSNND from the coding sequence ATGAAAAATGACATTGAAAAAGTACTGATTTCGGAAGAGGAGCTGCAGGATAAGGTTAAATCCCTTGCTGCTGAACTTACTGAAGAATACCAGGACCGATTCCCGCTTGCCATTGGTGTTTTAAAAGGGGCAATGCCTTTCATGAGCGACCTTTTAAAGCGTGTGGATACATATCTTGAGATGGACTTCATGGATGTATCAAGCTATGGGAATTCAATGGTTTCTTCAGGAGAAGTGAAAATCCTGAAAGACCTTGATACTTCTGTTGAAGGCAGAGATATTCTGATCATTGAAGATATCATCGATAGCGGCTTGACACTCAGCTATCTGGTTGAGCTGTTCCGCTACAGAAAAGCGAAAAGCATTAAGATTGTAACACTGCTTGACAAGCCAACTGGAAGAAAGGCTGATATCAAAGCTGATTATGTGGGATTTATTGTTCCTGATGAGTTCGTAGTCGGCTATGGCCTTGATTATGCGGAAAAGTACCGCAATCTTCCATATATTGGAGTGCTTAAGCCGGAAGTATACAGCAATAACGATTAA
- the tilS gene encoding tRNA lysidine(34) synthetase TilS, translating to MLEEKVSAFLKKKGLDLKNKKIVIGVSGGPDSIALLHYFWSRQQQYQTELIAAHVDHMFRGEESLQDAMFVKDYCRDKAIPFEMERVNVPEYMEKSGKSSQTAARDCRYSFFQRIAEKYGADYIALGHHGDDQVETILMRLTRGSAGSARAGIPFKRPFGDYTIIRPFLCLNRAEIESFCLKECLNPRRDPSNEKGIYSRNRFRQEVLPFLRKENPQVHEHFQRFSEDLQSDEAYLQELTVHKMNTVMKKNANEEISVDIDAFEAMPMPLQRRGIQLILNYLYKERPASLSASHIESVFSLMKSPHPSGNLDFPGGLHIVRSYRQCTFLFPKETVQSYRYEIFKPASIKLPNGGSIILEYAACPDGILNNDTLAIDRESVSFPIIIRTREKGDRMTLKGMQGSRKIKDIFIDHKIPLHDRKTWPIVTDAQGRILWVPGLKKSHDDRQQQSCTSYIILKYIKQ from the coding sequence ATGCTCGAAGAGAAAGTGAGTGCTTTCCTTAAGAAAAAGGGATTGGATTTAAAAAATAAGAAAATAGTAATCGGTGTATCAGGAGGGCCGGATTCCATCGCCCTGCTCCATTATTTTTGGAGCAGGCAGCAGCAATATCAGACAGAACTGATTGCCGCACATGTCGATCATATGTTCAGAGGTGAAGAATCTCTTCAGGACGCCATGTTTGTGAAGGATTACTGCAGGGACAAAGCCATTCCATTTGAAATGGAAAGAGTGAATGTGCCTGAGTATATGGAGAAGTCCGGGAAGAGTTCACAGACCGCTGCCAGGGATTGCCGCTACAGCTTCTTTCAAAGAATAGCCGAGAAATATGGGGCAGACTATATAGCGCTGGGACATCATGGCGACGATCAGGTTGAAACCATTTTAATGCGTCTCACAAGGGGAAGCGCCGGCAGCGCAAGAGCAGGGATCCCCTTCAAGCGTCCATTTGGCGATTATACGATCATCCGCCCTTTCCTGTGCTTGAATAGAGCTGAAATCGAAAGCTTCTGCCTGAAAGAATGCCTGAACCCCAGGCGGGATCCAAGCAATGAAAAAGGCATATACAGCCGCAACCGTTTCAGGCAGGAAGTGCTCCCATTCCTGAGAAAAGAAAATCCCCAGGTGCATGAGCATTTTCAAAGATTTAGTGAAGATTTGCAAAGTGATGAAGCATATCTGCAGGAATTAACCGTCCATAAAATGAATACAGTAATGAAAAAGAATGCCAATGAGGAAATTAGTGTGGATATCGATGCTTTTGAGGCAATGCCAATGCCTTTACAAAGGAGAGGGATTCAACTAATATTAAACTATCTTTATAAGGAAAGGCCGGCATCGTTATCGGCATCTCATATAGAGAGTGTTTTTTCCTTAATGAAAAGTCCTCATCCATCGGGAAATTTAGATTTTCCAGGCGGTTTACATATTGTACGCTCCTACCGGCAATGCACCTTTTTATTCCCGAAGGAAACTGTACAATCCTATCGATATGAAATCTTCAAACCTGCAAGCATTAAACTCCCAAACGGCGGATCGATTATCCTTGAATATGCTGCCTGTCCTGATGGAATTCTAAACAATGATACCCTGGCAATAGACAGGGAGAGTGTTTCTTTTCCAATCATTATCAGGACAAGAGAAAAGGGAGACCGCATGACGCTTAAAGGAATGCAGGGGTCCCGGAAGATTAAGGACATTTTCATCGATCATAAAATTCCGCTGCATGATCGGAAAACCTGGCCAATCGTGACAGATGCACAAGGCAGGATCCTATGGGTGCCTGGTTTGAAGAAATCGCATGATGATAGGCAGCAGCAATCCTGCACCAGCTATATTATTTTAAAATACATAAAGCAATGA
- a CDS encoding serine/threonine protein kinase translates to MMNHSLKSQCKVNPGTVIEGKWHRSRYTIVKELGYGANGIVYLAKNQNQQVALKMSDNGMSITSEVNVLKSFAKVQGSALGPSLLDVDDWERRSGKVSFYVMEYIQGPDLLTYIQQKGPSWTGVLIVQLLNDLDALHKAGWVFGDLKPDNLIVTGPPSRIRTIDVGGTTIQGRAIKEFTEFYDRGYWGLGTRKADPAYDLFAAAMILINTAYPKRFAKTTGDLKQLKMMVRQKKELLKYEDVILNALQGQYSSAGEMRNDMLQLTRANPAQRSTVSRNPGQTASPQPASRQMNRQKKQKGSFFETLLITLIVSLLYFLYIYGQLL, encoded by the coding sequence ATGATGAATCATTCTTTGAAGAGTCAGTGTAAAGTAAACCCTGGTACTGTGATTGAAGGAAAGTGGCACCGCAGCCGATATACCATTGTAAAGGAATTGGGGTATGGTGCTAATGGGATTGTGTATCTCGCCAAAAACCAAAATCAGCAGGTTGCTTTGAAAATGAGTGATAACGGGATGTCCATTACGTCCGAAGTGAACGTCCTTAAATCCTTTGCAAAGGTCCAAGGCTCTGCCCTCGGGCCTTCTTTGCTTGATGTCGATGATTGGGAACGAAGGAGCGGTAAGGTTTCATTCTATGTAATGGAATATATACAGGGTCCTGATTTGCTGACATACATTCAGCAGAAGGGGCCATCCTGGACCGGTGTTTTAATTGTACAGCTTCTGAACGATCTGGATGCACTCCATAAAGCGGGCTGGGTGTTCGGCGATTTAAAGCCGGATAATCTGATCGTAACAGGTCCTCCATCGAGAATTCGCACCATTGATGTGGGCGGCACCACCATTCAGGGAAGGGCAATAAAGGAATTTACTGAGTTTTATGATCGCGGCTATTGGGGACTCGGGACCAGAAAGGCTGACCCTGCTTATGATCTCTTTGCTGCTGCCATGATTTTAATCAATACGGCCTATCCAAAAAGGTTTGCCAAGACAACCGGTGACCTTAAACAGCTCAAAATGATGGTCCGCCAAAAGAAAGAACTGCTGAAATACGAAGATGTTATTCTGAATGCTCTGCAGGGCCAGTATAGCTCAGCCGGTGAAATGAGAAACGATATGCTCCAGCTCACCCGTGCAAATCCGGCGCAAAGGAGTACGGTAAGCAGAAATCCCGGACAAACCGCCAGCCCTCAGCCTGCCAGCAGGCAAATGAACAGGCAGAAAAAACAGAAAGGGAGCTTCTTTGAAACCCTGCTGATTACCCTTATTGTAAGCCTGCTATATTTCTTATATATTTATGGGCAGCTGCTTTGA
- a CDS encoding VWA domain-containing protein — MKTGTLKQILLITDGCSNQGEDPIAMAALAKEQGITVNVIGVMEQDVIDEQGMNEIEGIAMSGGGVSQVVYSQQLSQTVQMVTRKAMTQTLQGVVNKELQQILGGSKTMEDLPPDQRGEVMEVVDELGETVELEVLVLVDTSASMKHKLPTVKEALLDLSLSLNARSGDNRFSVFVFPGKKKDVEKLLDWTPNLESLTSIFSKLTTGGITPTGPAIHEALNHFKKKRSLRSLLSRDDESFFEESV; from the coding sequence ATGAAAACAGGAACACTGAAGCAGATTTTACTGATAACGGATGGCTGTTCAAATCAGGGTGAAGATCCTATTGCCATGGCGGCTCTGGCCAAGGAGCAGGGAATAACCGTGAATGTAATCGGAGTCATGGAGCAGGATGTCATTGATGAACAGGGAATGAATGAAATTGAAGGAATCGCCATGTCAGGAGGCGGAGTCAGTCAGGTCGTCTACTCTCAGCAGCTTTCCCAGACGGTACAGATGGTGACGAGAAAAGCCATGACCCAGACACTTCAGGGAGTGGTGAACAAAGAGCTCCAGCAGATTCTGGGCGGTTCGAAAACAATGGAGGATCTCCCGCCTGATCAGCGCGGCGAAGTGATGGAGGTCGTAGATGAATTGGGTGAGACGGTCGAGCTTGAAGTGCTGGTCCTCGTGGATACCAGTGCAAGCATGAAACATAAGCTCCCGACCGTTAAGGAAGCCCTGCTGGATCTGTCCCTGAGCCTCAATGCCCGCTCTGGTGATAACCGTTTTTCTGTGTTCGTATTTCCCGGGAAAAAGAAAGATGTCGAAAAACTGCTGGATTGGACACCGAATCTTGAATCGCTGACCAGCATATTTTCGAAATTGACAACAGGCGGGATTACGCCAACAGGCCCGGCCATTCATGAAGCACTAAACCATTTCAAGAAAAAACGTTCATTAAGGAGTCTGCTTTCCCGTGATGATGAATCATTCTTTGAAGAGTCAGTGTAA
- the spoIIE gene encoding stage II sporulation protein E has product MEKVERNVMEPIGEVPFNKPKLDIAKGLKKLQSGLENFFLKKGYVLLIIGFLLGRALILAKLTPFSLPFFAAVYFIRRDKAPLALVGLIAGAATLSISNAVSAFGITFIFLFAFRVSKKWLSNEIRALPFYVFFTLLAGKLLEAFIIKGQLTLYDGMMAGVESSLGFILTLIFLQGLPLLSINKRRQSLKTEEIVCLIIMLASVMTGTIGWTVYDLSVEHIMSRYLVLLFAFVAGATVGSTVGVVTGLIFSLANISSFYHMSLLAFAGLLGGLLKEGRKVGVAFGLLVATLLMGMYGEGSGNLMKTLSETGAAILLFLLTPQALTMKLAKQVPGTPEYAAEQQQYMRKMRDVTAQRVAQFSSVFQALSKSFSSHDEPSQWEEDGDREVDYFLSNVTEKTCQTCFKKDHCWSKNFNTTYDYMMDIMHDVDNNEGALSPKLARDWEKYCTRSKKVTEAVQQELTYYKANQKLKKQVQESRRLVADQLRGVSEVMGDFAKEIQRERENHHKQEEQILEALQEFGIHIEQVEIYSLEQGNVDIDMTIPYCQGHGECEKLIAPMLSDILGETILVNSEECAAFPNGYCHVTFRSAKAFVVETCVAHAAKDGGLVSGDSYSTIELGCGKYAIAISDGMGNGERAHAESQETLQLLQKILQSGIEEQVAIKSVNSVLSLRTTDEIFSTLDLAMIDLQNADTKFLKIGSTPSFVKRGPKVMKIQASNLPMGIIQEFDVDVVSEQLKAGDLLIMMSDGVFEGPKHVENFDLWMKRKISELKTDDPQEVADLIMEEVIRSRSGNIEDDMTVVVSKVKHNTPKWTSIPVHAIRQKAN; this is encoded by the coding sequence ATGGAAAAGGTAGAAAGGAATGTAATGGAGCCGATCGGGGAAGTGCCCTTCAACAAACCGAAACTGGATATTGCCAAAGGCTTAAAAAAGCTCCAATCAGGGCTGGAGAATTTCTTTCTGAAAAAAGGCTATGTTCTGCTGATCATTGGCTTTTTGCTTGGAAGAGCCTTGATATTGGCGAAGCTTACCCCATTTAGCCTTCCGTTTTTTGCCGCGGTATATTTCATACGAAGGGATAAGGCACCCCTGGCACTGGTGGGATTAATAGCAGGCGCCGCCACATTATCCATATCCAATGCGGTATCTGCTTTTGGAATCACCTTCATCTTTTTATTCGCTTTCCGGGTCTCAAAGAAATGGCTGTCCAATGAAATCAGGGCACTGCCTTTTTATGTATTTTTCACTCTCTTGGCAGGCAAGCTCCTGGAGGCCTTCATTATAAAGGGGCAGCTGACTTTATATGATGGCATGATGGCCGGTGTCGAGTCGAGCCTTGGCTTCATCCTGACGCTTATTTTTCTGCAGGGACTGCCGCTGCTATCCATAAATAAACGCAGACAATCACTGAAAACCGAAGAAATCGTCTGCCTGATCATTATGCTGGCTTCTGTCATGACGGGAACCATCGGCTGGACGGTCTATGATCTTTCAGTGGAGCATATTATGTCACGCTACCTTGTCCTGCTCTTCGCCTTTGTGGCAGGAGCTACAGTCGGTTCTACAGTAGGGGTGGTAACCGGCCTGATCTTCTCCCTTGCGAATATATCGAGCTTTTATCATATGAGTCTGCTTGCTTTTGCGGGCCTTTTAGGAGGCCTTTTAAAAGAAGGCAGGAAGGTTGGAGTGGCATTCGGCCTGCTGGTTGCGACACTCCTGATGGGCATGTATGGAGAGGGCAGCGGAAATCTCATGAAAACTCTGTCAGAAACAGGTGCAGCCATTCTCTTATTTTTACTAACACCGCAGGCACTTACAATGAAATTGGCTAAGCAAGTCCCGGGAACACCTGAATATGCCGCAGAACAGCAGCAATATATGAGAAAAATGCGTGATGTGACAGCACAGCGCGTTGCCCAGTTTTCGAGCGTCTTTCAGGCTCTTTCAAAAAGCTTTTCCTCTCATGATGAGCCGTCCCAATGGGAAGAGGACGGTGACAGGGAAGTGGATTATTTCTTAAGCAATGTAACGGAGAAAACCTGTCAGACTTGCTTTAAGAAGGATCACTGCTGGTCAAAGAACTTTAATACAACCTATGACTATATGATGGATATTATGCATGATGTGGACAACAACGAAGGTGCCCTGTCTCCGAAGCTTGCGCGGGATTGGGAAAAGTACTGCACAAGATCGAAAAAAGTGACAGAAGCCGTTCAGCAAGAGCTGACTTATTATAAAGCGAACCAAAAGCTGAAGAAGCAGGTTCAGGAAAGCAGGAGGCTGGTAGCCGACCAGCTGAGGGGTGTTTCGGAAGTGATGGGTGACTTTGCCAAGGAAATTCAGAGAGAGCGGGAAAATCATCATAAACAGGAAGAACAGATCCTTGAGGCACTTCAGGAGTTTGGCATTCATATCGAGCAGGTGGAAATCTACAGCCTGGAGCAGGGAAATGTCGACATTGATATGACCATCCCATACTGCCAGGGGCATGGGGAATGTGAAAAGCTCATTGCACCGATGCTATCTGATATTTTGGGAGAAACGATATTAGTAAATTCAGAGGAATGTGCCGCGTTTCCGAATGGATACTGCCATGTTACATTCCGGTCAGCCAAGGCATTCGTGGTTGAAACATGCGTGGCGCATGCTGCGAAGGACGGGGGCCTAGTGTCCGGGGACAGCTATTCCACTATTGAGCTGGGCTGCGGAAAGTATGCGATTGCGATCAGTGATGGAATGGGCAATGGGGAAAGGGCCCATGCGGAAAGCCAGGAAACACTTCAGCTATTGCAGAAAATTCTTCAATCGGGCATTGAAGAGCAGGTTGCCATTAAATCCGTCAATTCCGTTCTTTCTTTGCGGACCACAGACGAAATCTTCTCCACTTTGGATCTGGCTATGATTGATCTGCAGAATGCTGACACAAAATTTTTGAAAATTGGATCAACTCCAAGCTTTGTAAAAAGAGGTCCTAAGGTAATGAAAATTCAGGCCAGCAACCTTCCGATGGGCATCATTCAGGAATTTGATGTTGATGTGGTCAGTGAGCAGCTTAAAGCCGGTGATTTATTGATCATGATGAGTGATGGTGTGTTTGAAGGGCCGAAACATGTGGAGAACTTTGATTTGTGGATGAAGCGCAAAATATCCGAGTTGAAGACGGACGATCCGCAGGAAGTGGCCGATCTCATTATGGAAGAGGTGATCAGGTCAAGGTCTGGAAATATAGAGGATGATATGACAGTGGTGGTTTCAAAGGTTAAGCATAATACACCGAAATGGACAAGCATCCCTGTGCACGCCATCCGCCAAAAAGCCAACTGA
- a CDS encoding S1 domain-containing RNA-binding protein has product MSIEAGSKLTGKVTGITNFGAFVELPEGSTGLVHISEVADKYVKDINEHLKVGDMVEVKVINVEKDGKIGLSIKKAKDRPERSERPERGDRKEYRPNSNSGRPRQNRSNDYRPKENFEAKMARFLKDSEDRLSSLKRHTESKRGGRGAKRG; this is encoded by the coding sequence ATGTCAATCGAAGCAGGCAGCAAGTTAACAGGAAAGGTTACAGGCATTACAAATTTCGGAGCATTTGTGGAGCTGCCGGAAGGCTCAACCGGTCTGGTGCACATAAGTGAAGTCGCTGACAAGTATGTAAAAGATATTAATGAGCACCTAAAAGTGGGTGACATGGTTGAAGTGAAAGTCATTAATGTCGAAAAGGACGGCAAGATTGGATTATCCATCAAAAAGGCAAAAGACCGGCCTGAGCGTTCTGAAAGACCTGAAAGAGGAGACAGAAAAGAATACAGACCGAATTCCAATTCTGGCCGCCCTCGCCAAAACCGATCAAACGACTATCGCCCTAAAGAAAACTTTGAAGCCAAAATGGCCCGTTTCCTGAAGGACAGCGAAGATCGTCTGTCATCGCTAAAACGCCATACTGAATCCAAGCGCGGAGGAAGAGGAGCTAAGCGAGGCTAA
- the yabQ gene encoding spore cortex biosynthesis protein YabQ, which translates to MTLTTQFVTMLAMIGMGSVFGAALDTYNRFLQRTKRKSWLVFINDFLFWVVQGLAIFYILFLVNKGELRFYIFIALLCGFAAYQSLFKKMYLRVLEISIRMAISIYRFFVKTLTLLIYKPIQGLIMALIAIAVMLGKGLYSLLKVILRVFWFILKIVFLPVKWILSLLWKLLPKKIKKTVEKLYNKLAGYLQRIKNNVLKWTAKWKKPKE; encoded by the coding sequence ATGACACTGACCACTCAATTTGTGACCATGCTGGCGATGATTGGCATGGGAAGTGTATTTGGGGCTGCCCTTGATACGTATAATCGTTTCCTGCAAAGGACCAAGCGGAAAAGCTGGCTTGTTTTTATTAATGATTTTCTTTTTTGGGTCGTACAGGGCCTGGCAATCTTCTATATTTTATTCCTGGTGAACAAGGGCGAATTGAGGTTTTATATTTTCATTGCTTTGCTGTGCGGGTTTGCCGCTTATCAAAGTTTATTTAAGAAAATGTATCTGCGGGTATTGGAGATATCCATCCGAATGGCGATCTCCATATACCGCTTTTTCGTGAAGACCTTAACTTTGCTCATCTATAAACCCATCCAGGGTCTGATTATGGCGTTAATTGCGATTGCCGTCATGCTTGGAAAAGGACTTTATTCCCTTTTAAAAGTCATTCTTCGAGTCTTTTGGTTCATCTTGAAGATTGTTTTTCTGCCTGTCAAATGGATTTTGTCACTTTTATGGAAACTTTTGCCGAAAAAGATTAAAAAAACAGTCGAGAAGTTATATAATAAATTGGCAGGATATTTACAGCGGATAAAGAATAATGTTTTAAAATGGACAGCTAAGTGGAAAAAACCTAAAGAGTAA
- the yabP gene encoding sporulation protein YabP, with protein sequence MSQYYESNPNKTNTQEHDVIMRGRRLLDITGVKQVESFDNEEFLLETVMGFLAIRGQNLQMKNLDVDKGIVSIKGKVFDLVYIDDQNGDKAKGFFSKLFR encoded by the coding sequence ATGAGTCAATATTATGAGTCAAATCCAAACAAAACCAATACTCAGGAACATGATGTCATTATGAGAGGCAGAAGGCTGCTTGATATTACGGGTGTTAAACAGGTGGAAAGCTTTGATAATGAAGAGTTTTTGCTGGAGACAGTGATGGGTTTCCTTGCGATTAGAGGGCAGAATCTGCAGATGAAGAATCTCGATGTGGACAAGGGAATTGTTTCCATCAAAGGGAAGGTATTTGACCTTGTTTATATTGATGATCAGAATGGAGACAAAGCTAAAGGTTTCTTTAGCAAGTTGTTCCGATGA
- a CDS encoding RNA-binding S4 domain-containing protein, with product MRLDKFLKVSRLIKRRTLAKEVSDQGRIKINGQQAKASSTVKVGDELQVRFGQKLVTVKVERLQETTRKEEAAGMYSIVKEEKVESEA from the coding sequence ATGAGATTAGATAAATTTTTAAAAGTATCAAGGCTTATCAAAAGAAGGACACTGGCAAAAGAGGTCTCTGATCAGGGAAGGATCAAGATAAATGGACAGCAGGCAAAAGCAAGCTCCACGGTTAAAGTGGGCGATGAGCTTCAAGTCCGCTTTGGCCAGAAGCTGGTAACAGTCAAGGTGGAACGCCTGCAGGAAACGACCCGCAAGGAAGAAGCGGCCGGCATGTACTCGATTGTGAAGGAAGAAAAAGTGGAATCGGAAGCATAA
- the mazG gene encoding nucleoside triphosphate pyrophosphohydrolase, producing the protein MKKITILGLGAGDLDQLPFGVYRQLKNTGALYLRTREHPVLRDLEQEGLTYQSFDHIYEKHEQFEEVYEEICEFLLNEALAKEVTYGVPGHPLVAERTVQLLIERAPQRGIEITIGGGQSFLDPLFQALRIDPIEGFQLLDGTDLKRDEIQVAQHVIIGQVYDQFVASDVKLTLMEKLPYDYEVYIVTAAGSSEEVIKKVQLHELDHNMELNNLTSVYVPPVKDEAVLYKDFSKLRSIIAELRGPNGCPWDKKQTHESLKKYLIEEAYELIEAIDNEDTEHMTEELGDVLLQVMLHAQIGEDEGYFAIDDVIEGLSEKMVRRHPHVFGDVQAENEEDVLKNWQSIKQEEKGDKQESMMDSVPKSFPNLMRAAEIQKKAAKVGFDWKEVEPAWEKVKEEIAEFEKEAADSSPEMEPEFGDILFALVNIARFYKIDAEEAVRKTNEKFIRRFKHVEERVMMSGRKFEDFTLEQLDEFWNEAKSKGY; encoded by the coding sequence ATGAAAAAAATAACCATTCTCGGACTTGGAGCAGGAGATCTGGATCAGCTTCCTTTTGGCGTATATCGACAGCTTAAAAATACAGGGGCTCTTTACCTGCGGACTAGAGAGCATCCGGTTCTGCGTGATCTCGAACAGGAAGGGCTGACATATCAGTCCTTTGATCATATCTACGAAAAGCATGAGCAGTTTGAAGAAGTATATGAGGAGATTTGTGAATTTCTCCTGAATGAAGCTCTTGCCAAAGAGGTTACATATGGAGTTCCGGGGCATCCGCTTGTTGCGGAGCGTACGGTTCAGCTTCTCATAGAGCGGGCTCCGCAGAGAGGCATTGAGATCACGATCGGAGGAGGACAAAGCTTCCTGGATCCTTTATTTCAGGCTTTAAGGATCGATCCGATCGAAGGTTTTCAGCTGTTGGATGGAACGGATCTGAAAAGAGATGAAATTCAGGTGGCACAGCACGTCATTATTGGACAGGTGTATGATCAGTTTGTTGCGAGTGACGTCAAGCTGACATTGATGGAAAAGCTCCCTTACGATTACGAGGTTTATATTGTAACAGCTGCCGGAAGCAGCGAAGAAGTGATCAAAAAGGTGCAACTGCATGAATTGGATCATAATATGGAGCTGAATAACTTAACTTCCGTATATGTGCCCCCTGTAAAAGATGAGGCTGTCCTGTATAAAGACTTTTCAAAGCTGCGCAGCATTATCGCTGAATTGCGCGGACCAAACGGCTGCCCATGGGATAAAAAGCAAACCCATGAATCATTAAAGAAATATCTAATCGAAGAAGCCTATGAGCTGATTGAAGCGATTGATAATGAAGATACCGAGCATATGACGGAAGAACTGGGCGATGTCCTTCTCCAGGTGATGCTTCATGCTCAAATCGGCGAGGATGAAGGATACTTTGCCATCGATGATGTGATTGAAGGCCTTTCCGAAAAAATGGTCCGCCGCCATCCCCACGTCTTTGGCGATGTGCAGGCTGAAAATGAAGAAGATGTCCTGAAAAATTGGCAGAGCATTAAGCAGGAAGAAAAGGGTGACAAACAGGAATCCATGATGGATTCTGTACCGAAATCATTCCCGAACTTGATGAGAGCAGCTGAAATTCAGAAAAAAGCAGCAAAAGTCGGCTTTGACTGGAAGGAAGTTGAGCCTGCCTGGGAGAAGGTAAAAGAAGAGATTGCCGAATTCGAGAAGGAAGCCGCAGACTCCAGCCCGGAGATGGAGCCGGAATTTGGCGATATCCTGTTCGCTCTTGTGAATATTGCACGTTTTTATAAAATTGATGCCGAAGAAGCTGTGAGAAAAACAAATGAAAAATTCATCCGCCGTTTTAAGCATGTGGAAGAAAGGGTAATGATGAGCGGCAGAAAATTTGAAGACTTTACGCTCGAACAGCTCGATGAATTCTGGAATGAGGCAAAATCCAAAGGCTATTAA